The genomic window CGCGCGTAGCAGACGCAACATATCCGCTCATCTCCAACGTTAATCATTGGTGTCCCAGTTATATCAgaattaatgtacatattttaatcaGGTACATtctctttatttttgtttcttaaggtttgttttgatttaaagttattagtaatatttacgtgataattaattattattggctttaaattgatgaaatctataaaattttcaatttacaaaattatcgtGCGAATTATATAGGAGATCTGTGACTCGATACATAttgtatcttaaaatataaacttattaattgCAGAGAGCAGtgaaattagaaaaaattataaatagttgttataaaaatcataatttgcTCGTTTTTTCGTTAGTCATTGTAATTCAATcaactttttgttttagtacATTGAATAGTATACTTTACTTAAGGACTATAAAAATAGCCTTCTTTTTATTTGAATGgcgcaattttttttagaacaaaaatagtattttgtatgaaataaatgtcatttaaatattattttaaatcatttacaatAAACTTTCACCTGAAAGCTTTCGTTTTCTTACGGATGACTAGGTGGCGCTAGGAGTATTTTAGATGACGCTAACGTTGTTCCCGATGTAAAACCTTATAGGGTTGAAGCGAATTTTAGACATCAGGCCCTTCTCAAACGTTATTGAAATTTTTGAACTcgcatgaatataaaatttcttgCGATAATTTTGACTCAAACTCCTCTACTACTTCCAgtactaaattaataactatactGTCGAAGTAGAAAGTAACTACACAATGTAGCGTAATCCACGTAAGTTACTATTAATCAGGATTAATCAAGTAACATGcatttacttataaaacaatatttttaaaaatattggacatcactCTCGTGGTAATTCGTACTGGTACTGGTATTTTAAGTAAGACTGaaacttacttaaaatattaaacttgatTTAACTCTAAGGATAAAGGTAAGATATCAAGGGCAAtagaatgtaataaataataaactttaataattagaaattaaaatagaaaataatttataataaccaaTGTCCTTAGAATAAgaaattagttatatatttttaaacctgtTTAACTAATCAATCAATATCATaaagaaaagaaatataaacaattaaagcTACTAcgatttctaattaaaattacaaagcaGAATAGTAACGTCAACAAACTTGGTTAGAGAAGTGTGGAATACGCTTACAAATCCACCACGACACATAGAGTCACAAACACAGAGCCCATACCAGCACCAGAATCAACATCACTGCCGCCGCTAGGATTTTCCATAATGTTGATAAAGtttctaaacatatttttttagcaaaaaatgtattatatattttttcttattattttttgttagataTAGTCAGTCACAATttagatgtagcatcggcaAAACCAATAAAACCGATTATATTCGATTTACACTACCAATAGCTTAGCTTAGCTTCCCATCGCGCCACTCGACGCCACTCGACGCTATAGATTCTCGCTTCAGTTCAATCCAGAACAGCAATGCCCGTGAATGAAACATTTCGTACACTGCGTGGCAATTTAAtggtaaagtaattattatttatttgttggtatttttttcaatatgagTTAATTGAAACGGAATAATtcactttacttaatttttaattcacaaaATTTCAGCTCTCTAAAACCCACCGTACAATCatggcttttattttaaaaaatatacccttTGCATTCAATCTACTGAAACCAGAATTGTATGAAATCATTACACGCCACAaagcagaaaatattaaataggtactcAATTAATTTAGGCCCAAGTTAAAGCTCACGTTAGTTTTAAAAATGCCTTGACTTATTTAACGAAAGGCAAATTTCGATTTAATGAGTCGTCATCAAATAGCGAGAATCGTTCGACTATTTTAGTGGAGCTATTGAGAAAGACGATTTAAGTTTGGATGTGTAACCATTCgaataagaataaaatgattttatagtaTCAGGTGTTTTATCGTAAAAGCcgtattatatttacttgatattCTATACTTCAAATCTAATCCAAATAACTTCACTTTTTAAGTcagttaacaataaataaatagataataataaaggtTCTAATTATGTGACCATTTATTTTGCTATCAAGTTCATGTATATCTACGCGTCAATTTGACGATCGGCGAAAATATCATTAtcacataagaaataaataaatattgatggtTTTGAAGGCGTacttaattcggatgtgatcggtATTACGAATTTTGGAGATGTTTcatctaagttgtgtcgtactatacctAATCAAAAAATTGTCGATACCGCGAAGAATATTGCCATCCTGGACACTATCACCGAGAGCCAGAAATACCTTATTTTCTAAAAGATAAAATGTGGGATCCAATAGTGCTCGTATGTACATTGAATGCCAGCATACTTGCTGAGTTGGTACGGCCCATTTATTAGGTGAGaaaggtaaataataaaggactaacttactttaaattctaatagttgatttttttacatataacataatatatatatatatatatatatatataaatatatatataaaactacaaaatatttaaaactgccAGATACTATCCATCGGCCATAACCTCCACCAGACGGGCTAAAGTAATTGAACTTAACTTATATTCTAAAgcgtaattttcataaaaatgttactCAGGAAATTTCGATCATATATAGCCCAACATCCCCCCAAAGAAACGGATGTTCCGAACCAGTCGCCTCAtggtgagcctcctgcacgttagccacctatgacataaaaaaagataatgtgGATTAGAATTTCAACGCGGGATAATGTGGAACTTATTTACCATAAAATAACCGGAAATACAtttagcgtttttttttaaaatataattactcaaataaaagtgaatttcaataaaagtagAGCTTTGTGATATAATGTTGGATATTGGATTGGGATATGAGATGGACTTCCATCAAAACGACACAACTCGATGTTAAGCGTTGACGCATTACTAAAATTAGGAATTTTTTAGTAACGGGTAGCCCGTAAACTACAACTGACCTGTCAATGTTGGATTATTAATGTCtactaataaagtttaaattaaaaccaatgctaagtatacaataaatataaactactctcattacaataacaaaacaattttttaactctgatttaaataaaaataagagtaagtacgataaataaattgtaatttattaggACTAAGAATTTTCATAATATCAATTGTTATGTTCAATTAAAGATCTATTTACATTGAAAccttaatatacaaataaacattacaaatcatgacaataaaattttactgtacaaatcatgacctcATGAAATTGTAGCAAAAATGCAGACAGTATTTCCTCGTtcaatcgcaattccgatcctctgtaACCAGTggaggtaataataataattattcttattatttattttaataaataataataaatatatagaaaaaatataatcattataatttacgaaataaaaaagcTAAGTCATTGgtgctgtaataatatttaaattggtgggaggtaattattgaaaagttaccttatttggaaaatatataaacgttaatttttaacctataaaaaatatttatttgtaatagagCAAAGTTAGTGCTGCCAATAAAGAGccaactaatattaattttataattattttttagaataaaaataaaataatttttagaataaaaatgatattagtaATTTgggatattattttcaaaaatttaaactcaAAACAAGTgcttttttgtcaaaaaatgtttatatattataaaaagttaaaaaaggtttaaagatttttaagatTACTTTTCGAGGTATAATCTGGAATGTTGGCAGCGCTAACTAAACTTAAGCTTTTACTTCTGAGCAGAGATAGTAGAGTTGAATGTTGATGTTGAAGATTGAAGACTAAAGTTGCTACTTGTCTGTCATTCTTATACTTTTGAGTTTGAGGCTTGAGCAAACTATATCAACATGGCTGGTCTCTTTCTgtgacatattttaaataaatatttaattgaattttgcaTTCTAAAAAACAATCGACAGTTTGATTCAAAAGTTCTAAGCTgttctgttatttaaatataatatttgttgaaaaaattATAGACAATTGAGTAAATACGACGATTGtaagtgtatttatatttaatttataaatatttaaacttttttcctatttttaatgttttgttattttgttgcaGTTAATGAGCAATAAAAACGAACAAAATGGCCGCCAGCCACCTCTTCCAGGACAGCCACCGCCTTCGCTAGACAACGAAGTTAACAATGAAAATGTACCCACTTCTACTAATGATAAAATGGAAATATGCCGCAATTTTGTTTGGGGCAGCTGCAATAAAAATACCCAATGCAAATTTCGTCACGAACTTGACTTCGAGGAAATGaagaaaatcttaaaattttgtcACGACTATCAGAATCCTCCCGGCTGTACAAGAGAACATTGCACATATCTACATACGACCAAAGAAGAAGAGAGTTTATTTTTTGCCACGGGGCAGCTTCCTCGTGTTCTTGCAGAAAGACATTCAAATATGTCGGCTGCTGCAGCTGAAACTATACCGCAAATAGCTCTCTTCATACAGGAGTCCTTCGTAGGACCTCCGCCACCTCCGCCACCTCCACCTGCCCCCGCTCCAGTAGTTGCTCCAACACCCGTAGCTTCAGCACCTCTACCAACTGCCAGACAGGCACCTCCTATGCTGCCTATGCAACAActgccgccgccgccgccaccGCCACCTGTGTCAACTGCGGTGCCCATTCAACAGCATGCATCTGTTTTCCAAGGTACTTTCTTTCGagatacaatataaaacaagaaattatgtttactttaacacagaatattgaaaataaacattatttccagCACCACCAGCAGTGCAGGTAAATACTCCGGCATATGCTATGAATACACCACCACCACCTATGCTTCTAATGTAAGTTAATAATACATTTGCCATGCTTTTAATAAAGACCTTTCAATATGAAGTCTCAGTAACCCGGCAGTTATTGAGTATTTGAAAAATGTTCTCCAAAgatcatttttgaaaatatcgacttatgttatgttatgttatgactGACTGTCaaagttgaataatattattttccattttcaGGTTTGATGCAAGCAGACCACCACCACCGATACCCAGCCATGTTCCTACAAAAAAGAATGTAATAAAAAGACCATCTCCTACTAATTTTGATGGTAAGGcatttgaattcaatttattcttcagtgtttattatgaaattctTAAAACATAGGTGTAATGacttaatttgattatatctgCATAATCTCACCGATATGCTtagcgatataaaaaaaatatgaattaagaaATAAGCTGATAAGAAACTCGAGCCTTAGCGAACATTAACTATCATATTATCTAAGAAATTTAAGTTCTATAGGTTgcaaatagaaattttaatgaattgtgTAGCCACACTAAAGTTAATTTAACTgtgaaaattgtaataaaatttaaccgcAATTGCTATTACTTACAATACCTTTAAAGATTCCATGAATACAGaaggtaaattatttacatacaggttatataattttcaaaaattagtTTGGTTTATAAGCTTGCATTTAtgcctttaaaattattttatatttagaaaaacctttatttttttgtttatccaCATTAgtcaattgtaattattttatttatttatgaattcatAATGAAATGTTCAATAACATCAATAGTAACCAACTGGCTTTAGTTGTTGCttgattatactttttatttaatcttaacttGAAGTTTTAAtctaggtatattttatatatatttgtaactttacattgttataattttttccaTAATTACTACTCATTTAATTTGAACTAATCAAAGGCAAATTAACTTTCTTATTCTTTATGATAAATTTAGTTAGTTGTAGggttttatctatttatacttatttgtaGTTTTAGTGGCAGCAGGTAAACAAGctaaattctatattataattacaaatactatattattgatTACCATAACTAGTTATACTAGtttttttaaggaatttaagtattttaggAATAGTTAACTTGTATTCATTGAATATTCTTTCCCTCTGTCACATTGTAAATCTTAATCTATAGCTGTTTACAGTTTTGATAGTATTGATagttggttgcctggaagagatcgctatgtagcgataagaTCGACAAAATTGTATACCTCTGTTATTTAAGCTGTAtccatgttgtatttatttattttctctttgtagtgtacaataaagtataaagtattgaTTGCTCTTTCTGCCATTAGACTATAATTCAttctcatattatatttacaagtgataaattattgtttttgctgatacactataaaaaaatattattattattttattatattatgaattcataaatatcttcaataaaattgaagtttatTCATCAAATAAAAAGGTTATTGTCTACTAAGatgttgaactatttaattgataacaatCCTGACTAAGACTCTGTAATCCGATAGAATAATTCATAGGTGATGAGACCATGATGTGAGATATCCCTCATATCTAAAAAACCTTTCGGATTGCAGTGACTTCagtcaatttaaattgaaagtatAAGCAATCTCGGGTGGAAAATATTGTCTATGGATACAATTATAAACTGTGGTTATTTTTGTCATCAATTATGATATCTGTTGTCTATGGCTTGGCGATCAATGATTTTGTTCTCAGCCCAACCGAAGAAAAGGAAGGTGGAAGAGCCGAAAGTCGCAGATGCTCGCTGCGTTCAGTGCGTGCAGCGTGATATCAGGTTTGGACACatcgaaatatttaaacattgtcTGTACTGGACTTCAGGTCACTTTTAGTTTAGTAGCTTTGTCTAGATGTACTGTAATAATTTGATGTGAATTTATTTGCgggagtatttatttatatgcaatgCGCGACACAAATCAAGcgaatttttagaaataaacattttcgaaATTTCATCTTAATCTGCTTCAGCTATCGATGTCACATATGAGCACTCCACAATGAGAATACTAATCAAATCTACACGATTACACTCGCGTACGTTGCACGGgtttttaaatatcttgaaGGCTGTGCGAAAAAGATCATACGTCATACATCTATCAATATGTTCTcacttaaaaaaacacaaatattttaaaacaattttactgaCAACTACACACCAACcactctaatatattttattatattattagaagtaCATAAAGCTGctttaaataattgtcaaaagttctccttcaaacaaataaatataccatgctgtcttattttaatatataaaacacattagtaaatttatttatccatATTGAAGACAAATACAATATTCAGAATTACCAAATCCACTACATGTCTTAAACAGGCCGACTTCATTTAACTAatcttaatacaattaaatgtgaAAAGTTAGTGAAATAAAGTTAGATTCGTAtgcatatacataaaatatttatcagattTTAAACATACTGGACTTCTTTGAGTGTTGCCAAATTTATTacaggaaatattaaaaacaatgaaaatggtCATCTATACCACATCCATAATGTCCTTAATAAACTTCGATATTATGAcacatcaattataaatattatgcgtTGATGAAAACGGATATTTACAAGTCCTAATATCATTAAAG from Vanessa tameamea isolate UH-Manoa-2023 chromosome Z, ilVanTame1 primary haplotype, whole genome shotgun sequence includes these protein-coding regions:
- the LOC113395463 gene encoding protein diaphanous homolog 1-like, with product MSNKNEQNGRQPPLPGQPPPSLDNEVNNENVPTSTNDKMEICRNFVWGSCNKNTQCKFRHELDFEEMKKILKFCHDYQNPPGCTREHCTYLHTTKEEESLFFATGQLPRVLAERHSNMSAAAAETIPQIALFIQESFVGPPPPPPPPPAPAPVVAPTPVASAPLPTARQAPPMLPMQQLPPPPPPPPVSTAVPIQQHASVFQAPPAVQVNTPAYAMNTPPPPMLLMFDASRPPPPIPSHVPTKKNVIKRPSPTNFDAQPKKRKVEEPKVADARCVQCVQRDIRLETCKQEMDKLCSEEEYNTLIYKKKLEEYQNRKELLRSLVSNDLFRLIEEYVEGVPQLQVHDVLTQLNQTPFVSGTSSVPKQFLLQLMEYVLENSRVDAVPSSPLRLDESLLQSLSRRTNSAGLSSPDVLQTFMEILRQSNAPERVQATEVPGTIPRCSTLTTSTSTNGLQRFSNGQSRETQVNRMVPPPPQVALPPPPSYHHYPAPPSRLYYPPPFPVPSTGGAVATSQLTRAPPPPAPAPPSAPAPPPAPSCHSYTATRYPPPFYQRHQ